The Paenibacillus macerans genome includes a window with the following:
- a CDS encoding dihydrodipicolinate synthase family protein, translating to MNRQSNSPMAGGVWPTMVTPFTASGQIDYEAQARAVEWYIAHGVNGLFAVCQSSEMFHLSLEERVKLAAFIKEKAAGRVPVIASGHISDDFAEQVRELNAMAGTGIDALVLITNRLAREEEGDDVWKHNLERLLKELPEQIPLGFYECPYPYKRLISPELLRWSAGTGRFCFLKDTSCDTGNIRFKLEATRDSGLKIYNANTATLLETLELGVHGYSGVMANFQPDLYVWLLQNWREQPEKADELTGFLSMTSLIEKQLYPVNAKYFLMLEGIFGNYGCRVKDHRSFTETNRLEVRQLRDLSRRISGQLSL from the coding sequence ATGAATAGGCAGAGTAATTCGCCCATGGCCGGCGGTGTCTGGCCGACGATGGTCACGCCATTTACGGCGAGCGGACAAATCGACTACGAGGCGCAGGCGCGGGCTGTGGAATGGTATATCGCCCATGGCGTAAACGGGCTGTTTGCCGTATGCCAGTCCAGCGAGATGTTCCATTTGAGTTTGGAAGAGCGGGTGAAGCTGGCCGCGTTTATTAAGGAGAAGGCGGCTGGGCGCGTACCGGTCATCGCTTCGGGGCACATCTCCGACGATTTTGCCGAACAGGTCCGGGAACTGAACGCGATGGCCGGGACGGGCATCGACGCGCTTGTGCTCATTACCAACCGGCTGGCCCGGGAAGAGGAAGGGGACGACGTGTGGAAACACAATCTGGAGCGGCTTCTGAAGGAGCTGCCGGAGCAAATTCCGCTCGGCTTCTACGAATGCCCCTATCCTTACAAACGGCTCATTTCGCCCGAACTGCTCCGCTGGAGCGCCGGCACCGGCCGTTTTTGCTTCCTGAAGGACACGAGCTGCGACACCGGCAATATCCGCTTTAAGCTGGAAGCTACCCGGGACAGCGGCTTGAAAATATACAACGCCAACACGGCCACCCTGCTGGAAACGCTGGAGCTTGGCGTACATGGCTACAGCGGGGTCATGGCCAATTTTCAACCGGACCTGTATGTATGGCTGCTGCAAAACTGGCGGGAACAGCCGGAGAAGGCCGATGAACTGACCGGTTTTCTAAGTATGACCTCGCTGATCGAGAAGCAGCTGTATCCGGTCAACGCCAAGTATTTTCTTATGCTGGAGGGCATTTTCGGCAATTATGGCTGCCGCGTCAAGGATCACCGGAGCTTCACGGAAACGAACCGCTTGGAAGTCCGCCAGCTTCGCGATTTATCGCGGCGTATCTCCGGGCAACTTTCATTATAA
- a CDS encoding sialidase family protein, which translates to MLKKIEKELIMNGEKPFACCHASHLAVLEGGDALAVWFAGSREGADDTAIWGARRSGGVWSEPGKLADEPDEPCWNPVLLVLESGEIILFYKAGRLIKEWRTLFKRSADGGRTWTMAAELVPGDRGGRGPVRNKAIVLADGAWLAPASTEDGLWRAFTDRSDDRGRSWRRSGWVGIPGIGGEDAGPAGGISGSVTASASGSLAGSSGESAFGAAAGNGGVPADCSVPEGGVAPVDDAPLNGSAPGHGAASAIGGAAPASDIPVSEQSFYGRGVIQPSLWESRPGEVHMLLRSTEGQIYRSDSPDGGLTWSEAYPTGLPNNNSGLDVARLDDGTLVLCSNPVGANWGPRTPLTLDISRDNGLTWRREAVLEDGEGEYSYPALIVHGGILYLTYTWNRENIAFVRLRWK; encoded by the coding sequence ATGTTAAAAAAAATCGAGAAAGAGCTCATCATGAACGGGGAAAAGCCGTTTGCCTGCTGTCACGCTTCGCATCTGGCCGTGCTTGAAGGCGGCGACGCGCTGGCGGTTTGGTTCGCGGGCAGCCGGGAGGGGGCGGACGACACCGCTATCTGGGGGGCGCGCAGAAGCGGCGGCGTTTGGTCGGAGCCCGGCAAGCTGGCGGACGAACCGGATGAGCCTTGCTGGAATCCGGTGCTGCTGGTTTTGGAGAGCGGCGAAATCATTCTGTTCTATAAAGCTGGCCGATTGATTAAGGAGTGGCGGACGCTGTTCAAGCGCTCGGCTGACGGCGGGCGCACCTGGACCATGGCGGCCGAGCTGGTTCCGGGAGATCGCGGCGGGCGCGGGCCGGTGCGCAACAAAGCGATCGTGCTGGCGGACGGGGCCTGGCTCGCGCCTGCTTCGACCGAGGACGGGCTGTGGCGCGCCTTCACCGACCGCTCGGACGATCGCGGCAGGAGCTGGCGCCGCAGCGGCTGGGTCGGCATCCCCGGCATCGGCGGGGAGGATGCCGGGCCGGCCGGCGGCATATCGGGGAGCGTCACCGCATCGGCATCCGGCAGTCTAGCGGGAAGCAGCGGCGAATCGGCGTTCGGGGCTGCAGCGGGGAACGGAGGCGTTCCTGCGGACTGCAGTGTTCCGGAAGGCGGCGTTGCTCCCGTGGACGACGCGCCGTTAAATGGCAGCGCTCCCGGGCACGGGGCCGCTTCAGCTATTGGCGGCGCCGCTCCGGCCAGCGACATTCCGGTATCGGAGCAGTCCTTCTACGGGCGGGGTGTGATTCAGCCGTCCCTGTGGGAGTCCCGGCCCGGGGAGGTTCATATGCTGCTGCGCAGCACCGAAGGGCAAATCTACCGCAGCGATTCGCCGGACGGCGGGCTGACCTGGAGCGAAGCTTATCCGACCGGGCTGCCCAACAACAACAGCGGGCTGGACGTTGCCCGCCTTGACGACGGGACGCTGGTGCTGTGCAGCAATCCGGTCGGTGCCAACTGGGGACCGCGAACGCCGCTGACGCTGGACATTTCGCGCGACAACGGGCTGACCTGGAGACGCGAAGCGGTGCTGGAGGACGGGGAAGGCGAGTACTCCTATCCGGCGCTGATCGTTCATGGCGGCATCCTATACCTGACTTACACCTGGAACCGGGAGAACATTGCTTTTGTGCGGCTGCGGTGGAAATAA
- a CDS encoding carbohydrate ABC transporter permease, with protein sequence MKLKITLTYLVMAVIGAVFVFPLLWSLVSSLKPEAEIMNYPPKWIAAFTFVNYKAVLEQYPFTGWMANSVLITVLSTLFVLALTTPAAYAFGRLNFRGKKLMFTLIVSMLLIPIQAYIVPLFLLVSELKLLNTFAALILVAGANVTSVYILTSFFKRIPNELEEAARIDGCKDFGIFAKIMLPLTKPAVSTVTILMFISNWNNFLWPMIAIRENALKPLTVGIAQFMGGANSTAQFQYGTSLAAACMAIIPSIIVFLSLQRYFVEGITNSGIKG encoded by the coding sequence ATGAAGCTCAAAATAACGCTGACATACCTCGTCATGGCGGTCATCGGGGCGGTATTCGTCTTTCCGCTGCTGTGGTCCCTCGTCTCCTCGTTGAAGCCGGAAGCCGAAATCATGAACTATCCGCCAAAATGGATCGCCGCCTTCACCTTCGTCAACTACAAGGCGGTGCTGGAGCAGTACCCCTTTACCGGCTGGATGGCGAACAGCGTGCTGATCACGGTGCTGTCGACGCTGTTCGTGCTGGCGCTGACGACGCCGGCGGCCTACGCTTTCGGACGGCTGAATTTTCGCGGCAAAAAATTGATGTTCACCCTGATCGTGTCCATGCTGCTCATTCCGATTCAGGCCTATATTGTACCGCTGTTCCTGCTCGTCTCCGAACTGAAGCTGCTGAACACGTTCGCCGCGCTGATTCTCGTGGCGGGAGCCAACGTAACGAGCGTGTACATTTTGACCAGCTTTTTCAAACGCATCCCCAACGAGCTTGAAGAGGCCGCCCGTATCGACGGGTGCAAAGATTTCGGCATCTTCGCCAAAATCATGCTGCCGCTGACCAAACCGGCCGTGTCCACGGTGACGATTCTGATGTTCATCTCCAATTGGAACAATTTCCTGTGGCCGATGATCGCGATCCGCGAGAACGCGCTGAAGCCGCTCACCGTAGGGATTGCGCAGTTTATGGGCGGAGCCAACTCCACTGCCCAGTTCCAGTACGGCACGTCGTTGGCCGCCGCCTGCATGGCGATTATCCCGTCGATCATCGTGTTTCTGTCCCTGCAGCGCTACTTCGTCGAAGGGATTACCAATTCGGGGATCAAAGGCTAG
- a CDS encoding carbohydrate ABC transporter permease has protein sequence MKSQGKVAALFLLPYLLVFLVFRFGPSVAGLFIGFMKWNIVGDAEFAGLNNFRKLLHDPIFWVSLKNTLLFLLLTLPPLIVFSLLVAVLLNQKLRFRNAVRTISIIPYVLIPAVVGIIWNWLYDNNFGILNYYLKAAGLGPVEWLTSEKWALLSIAIVTVWSFLGYNMILYLAGLQDISADLYEAAKIDGATGAQAFMRITLPLLKPITSMVITLTLINTIQIFDQIFVMTNGGPGTATLTLVQYLYGTAFQNYNLGYGSVLGMATLLILIVFVQIQSRLLKLED, from the coding sequence ATGAAATCACAAGGAAAAGTCGCGGCGCTGTTTCTGTTGCCTTATTTGCTCGTTTTCCTGGTTTTCCGGTTTGGCCCGAGCGTGGCCGGGCTGTTTATCGGCTTCATGAAATGGAACATCGTGGGCGACGCGGAGTTTGCCGGTCTGAACAATTTCAGGAAGCTGCTGCATGATCCGATATTTTGGGTCTCGCTGAAAAATACGCTGCTGTTCCTGCTGCTGACGCTGCCGCCGCTGATTGTCTTCAGCCTGCTGGTCGCGGTGCTGCTTAACCAGAAGCTGCGGTTTCGAAACGCCGTAAGAACGATTTCGATCATCCCTTACGTGCTGATTCCCGCAGTGGTCGGCATCATCTGGAACTGGCTGTACGACAACAATTTCGGGATTCTGAATTACTATTTGAAAGCGGCGGGGCTCGGCCCCGTGGAATGGCTGACGAGCGAAAAATGGGCGCTGCTGTCGATCGCGATCGTGACGGTATGGTCGTTTCTCGGCTACAACATGATTTTGTATCTGGCCGGCCTTCAGGATATTTCCGCCGATCTGTACGAAGCGGCCAAGATCGACGGGGCGACGGGCGCGCAGGCTTTCATGCGGATTACGCTGCCGCTGCTGAAGCCGATCACCTCGATGGTCATTACGCTAACCTTGATCAATACGATCCAGATTTTTGACCAGATCTTCGTCATGACGAACGGCGGGCCGGGGACGGCCACGCTCACCCTGGTGCAGTATTTGTACGGTACGGCGTTCCAGAACTACAATCTTGGATACGGCTCCGTACTTGGCATGGCCACTTTGCTCATTTTGATCGTATTCGTGCAAATTCAATCCAGACTGCTGAAGCTGGAAGACTAG
- a CDS encoding extracellular solute-binding protein: MKMKRWSMRVLLATMAMALTLAGCASDPKPQGGQSGAGGTSSTGSGDTVNIDFWGGWTGPDLNTMQALVEVFNQQQTKIHVEFTSLQWTPLFTKFLTEMKGGNPPEVLVMHPFELGQFVEMGVLDSKPVASVGMDEANYSGFAWGGTKYKGEQYAVPLDVHMHGLYYNKELLEKAGISEAPKTGEELIAAAQKLTVDNNGKHAGEDGFDENNVVQYGLGFSMNHHVFYQIYALLNQQGSNPFTEDMASVDLDEEKTAKAIAFLQDLVFKYKVVPKGEKSPVDDFMGGKVAMFIDGPWQMPKLESSNIQWASAPYPQVFDRPAAWGAAEIMTFPLQKDEDPAKLEAAVEFVRWLDKNSGQWAKSGQLPSSNNGMKTAEGMDGREAFINSLDNAVLLPAHPKAAQIFSSTAPSPILTAAQDAVLNNKDPHEIAKQLKKDMDSLLAE; this comes from the coding sequence ATGAAAATGAAGAGATGGTCCATGAGAGTGTTACTGGCAACAATGGCAATGGCTTTGACGCTGGCGGGATGCGCGTCCGACCCGAAGCCGCAGGGCGGGCAATCCGGAGCGGGCGGCACGTCTTCTACCGGGAGTGGAGACACCGTCAATATCGACTTCTGGGGCGGATGGACGGGGCCCGATCTCAACACGATGCAGGCGCTGGTCGAAGTGTTTAACCAGCAGCAGACGAAGATTCACGTGGAATTTACTTCCTTGCAGTGGACGCCGCTGTTCACCAAGTTTTTGACGGAAATGAAAGGCGGCAACCCGCCGGAGGTGCTCGTGATGCATCCGTTCGAGCTGGGGCAGTTCGTGGAGATGGGCGTCCTGGACAGCAAGCCGGTGGCGTCGGTGGGAATGGATGAGGCGAATTACTCCGGCTTTGCCTGGGGAGGCACGAAGTATAAAGGCGAGCAATACGCCGTACCGCTGGACGTCCATATGCACGGCCTTTATTACAACAAAGAGCTTTTGGAAAAAGCAGGCATAAGCGAAGCGCCGAAAACCGGGGAAGAACTGATCGCCGCGGCGCAAAAGCTAACCGTGGACAACAATGGAAAACATGCGGGCGAGGACGGCTTTGACGAAAACAATGTCGTGCAGTACGGGCTGGGCTTCTCAATGAACCACCACGTATTTTATCAAATCTACGCCCTTCTGAACCAGCAGGGGAGCAACCCGTTTACCGAAGACATGGCCTCGGTGGACCTGGATGAAGAAAAAACCGCCAAAGCGATCGCTTTTCTTCAGGACCTCGTTTTCAAATATAAAGTTGTACCGAAGGGCGAGAAATCCCCGGTCGACGATTTCATGGGCGGCAAGGTTGCGATGTTCATCGACGGCCCGTGGCAGATGCCGAAGCTGGAAAGCTCCAACATCCAGTGGGCGAGCGCGCCTTATCCGCAGGTATTCGACCGGCCGGCCGCCTGGGGGGCGGCGGAAATCATGACCTTCCCGCTGCAGAAGGACGAAGATCCGGCCAAGCTGGAAGCGGCCGTGGAGTTTGTACGCTGGCTGGACAAAAATTCGGGCCAATGGGCCAAATCCGGACAGCTTCCGTCCAGCAACAACGGCATGAAAACGGCGGAGGGCATGGATGGACGGGAAGCATTCATAAACAGCCTGGACAACGCGGTGCTGCTGCCGGCGCATCCCAAAGCGGCGCAAATCTTCTCCAGCACGGCGCCGAGCCCGATTCTTACGGCGGCGCAGGACGCCGTTTTGAACAACAAGGATCCGCATGAAATCGCAAAACAGCTTAAGAAAGACATGGATAGCTTGCTGGCCGAATAG
- a CDS encoding LacI family DNA-binding transcriptional regulator: MASIKEIAKLANVSQGTASMVLNGKGDKYRISAATQRKILEAAKQLNYQPNISARRLRSGGETVLPIIALFWTLDTRAALVGRFLKGLQHAMSELEDEYELLIHPYVGTKLSEVQSLVTGTRFNGAIIANSTEEDDEFLEAADLNVPVVLYQRDSGKYASVSVDSFKSGGMVAELLHSRGHRKVGLIVPDVSSRAIRLREEGFMAKAAELGLDVGEAWIVYEDFSEQGGYEAVKRLKPEGGGWPSAIFALSDQMAVGALKALDECGVKVPEELEIIGYDNDEVTNYTVPTLSTVHLPVEDMAGECLKLLIEMMRYQTNVKAAKKMDTRIVTRKSCGGPSN; this comes from the coding sequence ATGGCCAGTATTAAAGAAATCGCCAAACTTGCCAATGTATCGCAAGGGACGGCCTCGATGGTCCTGAACGGCAAAGGGGACAAATACCGGATATCCGCCGCAACCCAGCGGAAAATACTTGAAGCCGCCAAACAGCTCAACTATCAGCCGAACATCTCGGCGCGCCGTTTGCGCAGCGGGGGAGAGACGGTCCTGCCGATCATTGCGCTGTTCTGGACGCTCGACACCCGCGCCGCTTTGGTCGGGCGGTTTTTGAAGGGACTGCAGCATGCGATGAGTGAGCTGGAAGACGAATACGAGCTGCTCATTCACCCTTACGTGGGCACGAAGCTGAGCGAAGTCCAGAGCCTCGTGACCGGCACGCGGTTCAATGGGGCGATCATCGCCAACTCGACGGAGGAGGACGATGAATTTCTGGAGGCGGCGGACTTGAACGTGCCGGTGGTGCTGTACCAGCGGGATTCCGGCAAATATGCCTCCGTCAGCGTGGACAGCTTCAAAAGCGGCGGGATGGTGGCCGAGCTGCTGCATAGCCGCGGACACCGCAAGGTGGGGCTGATCGTTCCGGACGTTTCCTCCAGGGCGATCCGGCTGCGCGAGGAAGGCTTTATGGCCAAAGCCGCGGAGCTTGGGTTGGACGTCGGCGAAGCGTGGATCGTTTACGAGGACTTTTCGGAACAGGGCGGTTACGAGGCCGTTAAACGCCTAAAGCCGGAGGGCGGGGGGTGGCCGTCGGCGATATTCGCCCTCAGCGACCAGATGGCCGTCGGAGCGTTGAAGGCGCTGGACGAATGCGGCGTGAAGGTGCCCGAAGAACTGGAGATCATCGGTTACGATAACGATGAAGTGACGAACTACACCGTACCGACGTTATCGACGGTTCATCTGCCGGTGGAGGACATGGCCGGCGAGTGCCTGAAGCTGCTGATCGAGATGATGCGGTACCAGACCAACGTAAAGGCCGCCAAAAAGATGGATACGCGGATCGTTACGCGCAAATCCTGCGGCGGGCCGAGCAACTAA
- a CDS encoding IS4 family transposase gives MDNVKAKTVICQLISLLPIDVHQRLLFDHYTKKLTTMKAIMLFINAQLKQWSSYGEMEIALRAEPKLQQLLQLESISGSQLSRKLDQIPTELLEWMFQHLASQTQQRACHQGQSGKLHIIDSSSIRLPLQLGSWAKMSNKSSGVKMHLRLVVTAPDKLFPDAMIPSSLNVGDRAGAVELVVPSDAIYVMDRGYDDYARMDQWVQDNIQFVIRMRDRALATVIEEYPVPEGSNITRDAKVCVGSSFRSMEHSVRLVEFYDEQERTYRIFTSVWDKTAEEIAQIYKNRWLIELYFKWLKQHLRLKKLHSHKPQAIWNQLFLALITALLVEHIRHSTQTAKTNWQVLRILREYLYRSWRSFRTELDRKPSRSSPGRRPGSGPKALSVRTMVGIIKPSKFK, from the coding sequence ATGGATAACGTTAAAGCTAAAACGGTCATTTGTCAACTGATTTCCTTACTGCCCATCGATGTGCATCAACGTTTACTCTTCGACCATTACACCAAGAAACTTACCACGATGAAAGCGATCATGCTCTTCATCAATGCTCAGTTGAAACAATGGTCATCTTACGGTGAAATGGAAATTGCACTTCGTGCTGAGCCGAAACTTCAGCAGCTTCTACAGTTGGAGAGTATCAGCGGCTCGCAATTATCCCGAAAACTCGATCAGATCCCAACGGAGCTGTTGGAGTGGATGTTTCAGCATCTGGCATCACAAACACAGCAACGTGCTTGCCACCAGGGCCAGAGCGGGAAATTGCACATCATTGATTCTTCCAGCATTCGACTGCCGCTTCAACTTGGAAGTTGGGCCAAGATGTCAAATAAGAGTAGCGGCGTCAAGATGCATCTGCGCCTCGTTGTTACAGCTCCCGACAAGCTATTTCCTGATGCCATGATCCCCAGTTCGCTCAATGTAGGGGATCGTGCGGGGGCCGTTGAACTGGTCGTCCCCTCGGATGCGATTTATGTGATGGATCGCGGTTATGATGATTATGCCCGGATGGATCAATGGGTCCAGGACAACATCCAGTTTGTGATCCGTATGCGAGATCGCGCGCTTGCCACCGTCATTGAGGAGTATCCTGTTCCGGAAGGCTCGAACATCACGCGGGACGCCAAGGTTTGCGTGGGCAGTTCCTTCCGATCCATGGAACATTCCGTTCGTTTGGTGGAGTTTTATGACGAGCAGGAACGGACTTATCGTATTTTTACATCGGTATGGGATAAGACCGCTGAAGAAATCGCGCAGATCTATAAAAATCGCTGGCTCATCGAGTTGTATTTTAAATGGCTGAAGCAACATTTGCGATTGAAGAAGCTGCACAGTCATAAACCACAGGCTATTTGGAACCAGTTATTCTTGGCTTTAATTACTGCCTTGCTCGTGGAGCACATCCGGCACAGCACCCAAACGGCAAAAACAAACTGGCAAGTGCTCCGGATTCTCCGCGAGTACTTGTACCGTTCATGGCGATCCTTTCGAACCGAACTGGATCGGAAACCCAGTCGAAGTAGTCCGGGGAGACGTCCGGGGTCAGGTCCCAAAGCGTTATCGGTGCGCACAATGGTTGGGATAATTAAGCCAAGCAAATTCAAGTAA